ATCTTGAGGCTATATCCAGCTACTACAACAATCTCGGCTACGATGCCCTGATGGATGGAAAGATCGAGGACTCAATCAAGAATTTCACCCTTTCCATCAGGATCAGTCCTGATTTCACCTGGGGATACAACAATCTGGGCGTTACGTTGAGCAGAAGGAAAGATTACCAGGAGGCTATCTACTATTACGAGAGAGCCATCGAGCTGGCCCCGGACTACGAAGCTCCTCACGGGAACCTGGCAAACCTCTACCTCCAGATGGGGGAGAAGGAGAAAGGGGAAAAATATCTTAACCTGCTCAATAAGGTTGAATCGAAGAATCCCTACCACAGGATATCCCGGGGACTCTTTCTCAAGGAGCAGGGAAATCTGGAGGAAGCAATCAAAGAGATGAAGAAGGCTATCTTCTTCGACAGGGAAAACGTCGCCGCGCGGGTTGAGCTGGCCAGGATCTACATCACACTTGGCCATACAAGGCTAGCCAGGCATCACCTCAAGAAGGCTTTGATACATAGCCCCGGCAATCCAGATATCATACAGGCCCTGAATTCTTTAACATCAAAAAATTCCCCGGAAAATTAAATCCCTTCACGAGCTTGACAGAGGAAAAAAAGGTTGTATAATTAAGACAAAAATGTCTTAAATTAAGGAATTGCAATGCTGCTATCGAAAACATGCGACTATGGAATACGAGCAGCACTCTACGTGGCCTCGAAGCCCGGTGTGCAATACTTTCCGATCAGAGAGATCTCTGGTAACCTGAACATCTCATTCCATTTCCTGACGAAGATCCTCCAGAAGTTGACACAGCACCATATAATGAAATCCTTCAAAGGACCCCGGGGAGGAGTCGCCCTGGCCCGGTCGCCAAAGTCCATCACCCTGATGGATATCATCATGGCTATCGAGGAGCCTGACTTCTTCCGCAGATGCCTCCTTGGTCTCGAGCAGTGTCTGGATGAAAATCCCTGCCCAGTTCATGAGGAATGGAAGGCGATCAGAGGGGATATTCAGTCAATCTTCGAGAACACAACCCTTGCTAAGATGACTACCAGGATAGAGGAGAAGGGATACAGGATCGCAGACCTGGTCAAAAAGCCTCCAAGAAAAAAGAAGAGCGCATGAGAGGAATGTCCTTGATCTCTTCTGATAATAGGAATTCTGGGGAATATTGAAGACATATATATCTGAAATAGAAGATGATAGAGATAGAAGAACGCGATATCGAAATAAAAGCGGTTGAGAAAAACGCAGATAGTTCTTTCCGGATCAGACCTTATCGCAAGTTGGTACAGATCGGCTTTCTCATGCTGACTCTGTTGATTGGGGCTCAATTCATCCTGTTTGTCGGCCAGCTTGAGAGCGGCCAGATACCAAACATCCCGCGCCCTCCCGGAGTGGAAGCCTTTCTTCCCATCAGCGCTTTGATCAGCTTGAAATACTGGATTCTGAGCGGAATCTATAATACGATCCACCCGGCTTCACTGACCCTTCTTCTGATCATTCTTGCAACCGCTTTCTTCCTGAAAAAAGGATTTTGCAGCTGGGTATGCCCCTTCGGCCTCCTCTCTGAATTTCTATTCTCGTTAAGAAAGTTTCTCTCCGATCGGTATCTCTATCTGGGTCGCTGGCTCGATTATCCTCTGCGCAGCCTCAAGTATCTCTTGCTACTCTTTTTCCTCTGGGCAATTTTCGTCCAGATGAACACAGGAGAGCTCCGTCGGTTCCTTTACAGCCCCTATAACCAGGTAGCCGACATAAAGATGCTGAAATTCTTTTCTGAGATCTCCATCACGACCTTCTGGGTCTTGGTCATCCTGTTCCTGTTATCGATCCTCATCCCTTATTCCTGGTGCCGCTACCTCTGCCCGTATGGCGCGCTTCTGGGAGCTCTGAGCTGGTTGAGCCCATGGAAGATCCACCGCGACGACGCGACCTGCATAGACTGCAAGAAGTGCACGAAGGCCTGTCCGGCAAATATCAAAGTGCACAAGGCGGGTGCCGTTTTTTCCGATGAGTGCCATGCCTGCCTTCAATGCGTGGATGCATGTCCCGTGAAAGACACGGTGTACATTTCCGTAACCAGGAAAAAGTTCAGGCTTCCACGACTTGCTTATGCCATGCTGCTCGTCCTTCTCTTTCTGACAGGAACAACTCTTGCTCGATGGACAGGCCGCTGGCATAGCAGCATTTCCATCCCACAGTATCAGTATCACATAATGCACCTGAAGGACCCGCAGTATCATCACAACCGGGGGCGGGTTCCGGATTATGAAGGCTCTTATGAGCTGGGAGCCGATATGAAAAATATTGAAGGTGAAAATAGACTTTCAAAATAACTTTATCGTAACAAGATGATTGCATGACGAATAAATCAAGGAGGAACAAACAATGACTTACACATCCGATATCCTGGTAGAAGAGCACGATGTCATCGAGAGGATGCTGAAGGTGGTAAGAACCGCTGCAGAGCGTCTGGAAGAAGGTGATGGACTGCCGGCAGAGGCGTTCTTGCATATGGTCGATTTCATTCAGAACTTCGCAGATCGATGCCATCATGCAAAAGAGGAAAATATCCTCTTCAAGTTAATGGAAAAGAGGGGATTCTCTCTCAGCAATGGACCGATAGGCGTCATGCTGCAAGAGCATGAGGAAGGAAGGCGTTTCACGCGCAACATGAAGACAGCAGCGCTATCTTTGCAAGAAGGGGATCACCTGGCTAAAAGAGAGATCATCAACAATGCGCACGGCTACGTCGATCTCCTCTCCCAGCACATCTTCAAGGAGAACAATATCTTATATCCCATGGCCAATCATGCCTTCACCCCCGAAGATCAGCAATATCTCGCGAAAGAGTTCGAGCGTGTCGAAACGGAAGCCATGGGCGAAGGGGTTCACGAGAAGTACCATCACCTGGTGCTTGAACTGGAAAAACGTCTTATGATGAAATAGCGTTACACGGGTTATTTGATAAATGACTTTTACAACAATTGAGGAGAGGGAACAATGAACACGGCAACAGCCAAATGGATCTTTTATTCCGGAACTTTGATCTCGGCGCTTCTCTTTCTGATCCTCACATGGGACACGCACCGCCAGGTCAAGGCACTGACCAACGTGGACAAATTATCACAAGAGGTTGTCGCTGGGAAAAGAGCCTTTCAAAAATACAACTGCAACGACTGCCATACCATCCTGGGGTTCGGGGGATACTATGCCCCCGATCTCACAAAAGTGTACAGTCGCCGTGGGGAAAGCTACATCTGGAAGGTGGTCTCGCAGCCCGAGATAGTACTGGCCAGCTCCTTCAGAAAAATGCCACAGCAGAATCTGAAGCCCGAAGAGATCGATAATCTTGTCGCTTTCTTCAGATGGGTCGATGAGATCAACAACAATGATTGGCCTCCTCAGGATTCGAAGACCCGACGCAGATCTGGAGTCAACCGGCTTCTGGAAACGGGAACGATGTCGCTCGGAGCCGCCCTGTTCAAAGAGAACAACTGCTTTGCCTGTCACAGACTCCAGGAGGTTGGAGGAAACGTTGGTCCCACACTGGATGATGTGGGGTCGCGACTGAGCCTTGAAAAGATCAAACAGCAGATCCGGACGCCGGAATCCCTGAACCCGAATACGGCGATGCCCGGTTATACGAATCTTTCCGACGAGGATCTTCAAGCCCTCGCTACATTCATAAGTCAGCAGACAGGAGGTCAGCAATGATCGCATACAGATCTCAAAGAGTCGCATATCCTTATTTCATTTTTGCCCTGCTTCTTTTCGGTCTACAGGTTATGGTGGGGATATGGCTTGCAATAAATTATGCTTACACGCTTCCCCAGGAGCTGGTCGATATCTTCCCATTCGCCACGGCCAGAGCCTTCCACACAAACCTTCTCGTTCTCTGGATGCTGCTCGGATTCATGGGCGGGACCTACTTCATGGTCCCGGAAGAGAGCCGTAGCGAGCTCTTCAGCACCAAGCTTGCATATTTTCAGCTCATCCTGCTGCTAGCAACCGGCGTCGCCGCATTGATCGGATTCCTCATTGGCTGGACCCAGGGGCGACCCCTTCTCGAAATTCCCCTTAGCCTGGACCTTCTGATCGTCGTCGGCGCTCTCATTTTTCTCTTTAATGTGGGGATGACGATGATTCGCGCTAGGAACTGGACGATGATTCAAGGAACACTTTTAGGTGGCCTTCTTTTCCTGGCATTGCTCTATCTCTTTGGCATTCCCTTCTATCAGAACCTATCCATCGACTGGTATTACTGGTGGTGGGTCATCCATCTTTGGGTGGAAGGAGCATGGGAGCTGGTCACAGGAGCCATAATGGCCTGGATCCTTATGCGCATAACCGGGGTTCCACGTCAGACCGTTGAAAAATGGTTGTATGTGGAGATTGGACTGTTCCTCTTCACCGGGATTGCTGGCACTGGCCATCACTACTACTGGATCGGCGCGCCTAGATACTGGCTATGGGTCGGGGGTATCTTCAGCGCTCTCGAGCCTGTCCCCATCATCTTCATGGTATGGGATACCTTCCGTCATATCAGGGAGCGCCAGGTCGAGATCAAGAACAAGATGGTATGGACGCTGGTGGTCGGATCCGCCATCTATCATTTCATCGGGGCCGGTCTCTGGGGATTCATTCACACGCTCCCGCAGATTAACTACTACACCCACGGCAGCCAGGTCACTGTATCTCACGGACATCTGGCATTCTTCGGGGCTTATGCTCTGCTGAATCTGACCGTCTTTTATTATGCATTCCCTCTCTTGAGAGGTGCTCAGAAATTCAAGCAATCTCCAGGACACTGGGGATTCTGGATCACCAGCAGTTCGATGATGATACTCGGCCTGGTCTTTGGAGTCGCCGGGATCCTTCAGTCCTATCTGGAGCGCATACTCGGGATGGGTTACATGACGGCTCAGGCACAGATGCAGTTCTGGTTCAAGATTGCCATCTACATCGGGATAGTTTTCCTGACCGGCGTCGGCATCTGGATTTATGACCTGCTGCGGATGAAGCCCGTACAGGAATAGGAAAATAGCTGATTACAACGGGGAGAGTTTTCTCAATTTATCAATGGAACGCGACAACATATTCAGAACGGCATCTATATCTTCTGAACAGTTGTCAATCCCGAGCGTGAACATTATGGAGCCCTGCGCCAAGACATGATCAAGGTTGATGGCCTGCAGGACGTGCGAGATTCTGGAAGCTTCCGAGGCGCAGGCGGAGCCGCTGCTGCATGCGATCCCGGATAAGTTCAGATTCAGAGAGAGAGCTTCCCCCTCAATGAATTTAAAACAGAAGCTGGCATGGTGCGGAAGCCTTTCAGCTCTATGACCGGTCAGAAACGAATCCTGGATCCCTCCAAGAACCCCCTGGATTAACCTCTCTCTTAGATTCAGGAGATGCTCTCTTCGCACATGAAGATTTTCTATCGCCTGCTTCGCCGCTACCCCCATCCCGACTATGGAGGGAAGATTATGGGTCCCCGCTCTCAGTCCACCTTCCTGGACCCCACCTTCTATAAGAGGCAGCATTTTGACTCCTTCTCTCACATAGAGGGCTCCTGAACCAACCGGTCCATAAAAAGGATTCCCCGCCAGGCTAAACAGATCGACGCTCAACTCTCCGACATCGATGGGAACGAAACCAACGGCGGCTACGGCATCGGTGTGAAAGAGGATATCCTTTTCCCGCGCGATCCTACCTATTTCCCGAACAGGCTCCAGTGTGCCGATCTCATTAGAAGCAAACATAACCGTTATGAGGATCGTGTCGTCACGTGAAAGGAAGGATACCTCTTGCGGATCTACCAGTCCATCTTTATCAACGTTCAGCCAGGAGACTTGAAAGCCCTGTTTTTCCAGGGTCTTCAAAGGGTGGATCACGGAGTGATGTTCTATAGGGCTTGCTATAATGTGCCTTCCTTTTTTTGCATAAGTGGCGGCCGCACCCTTTATGGCCATGTTGTTAGACTCGCTTCCACAACTCGTGAATATGATCTCCCTGGGTTCCGCGCTGATCAGACCGGCAACGGAGGCCCTCGCCTCTTCCAGTGCCTCCTTCGCCTTTTCACCATAGAAATGCTTGCTCAGCGGATTCCCCGCTGCATCATCGGAAAGGAATGCCAGCATCGATTCCCTGGCTTCTGA
This window of the Acidobacteriota bacterium genome carries:
- a CDS encoding hemerythrin domain-containing protein, which encodes MTYTSDILVEEHDVIERMLKVVRTAAERLEEGDGLPAEAFLHMVDFIQNFADRCHHAKEENILFKLMEKRGFSLSNGPIGVMLQEHEEGRRFTRNMKTAALSLQEGDHLAKREIINNAHGYVDLLSQHIFKENNILYPMANHAFTPEDQQYLAKEFERVETEAMGEGVHEKYHHLVLELEKRLMMK
- a CDS encoding cbb3-type cytochrome c oxidase subunit I — translated: MIAYRSQRVAYPYFIFALLLFGLQVMVGIWLAINYAYTLPQELVDIFPFATARAFHTNLLVLWMLLGFMGGTYFMVPEESRSELFSTKLAYFQLILLLATGVAALIGFLIGWTQGRPLLEIPLSLDLLIVVGALIFLFNVGMTMIRARNWTMIQGTLLGGLLFLALLYLFGIPFYQNLSIDWYYWWWVIHLWVEGAWELVTGAIMAWILMRITGVPRQTVEKWLYVEIGLFLFTGIAGTGHHYYWIGAPRYWLWVGGIFSALEPVPIIFMVWDTFRHIRERQVEIKNKMVWTLVVGSAIYHFIGAGLWGFIHTLPQINYYTHGSQVTVSHGHLAFFGAYALLNLTVFYYAFPLLRGAQKFKQSPGHWGFWITSSSMMILGLVFGVAGILQSYLERILGMGYMTAQAQMQFWFKIAIYIGIVFLTGVGIWIYDLLRMKPVQE
- a CDS encoding 4Fe-4S binding protein, which encodes MIEIEERDIEIKAVEKNADSSFRIRPYRKLVQIGFLMLTLLIGAQFILFVGQLESGQIPNIPRPPGVEAFLPISALISLKYWILSGIYNTIHPASLTLLLIILATAFFLKKGFCSWVCPFGLLSEFLFSLRKFLSDRYLYLGRWLDYPLRSLKYLLLLFFLWAIFVQMNTGELRRFLYSPYNQVADIKMLKFFSEISITTFWVLVILFLLSILIPYSWCRYLCPYGALLGALSWLSPWKIHRDDATCIDCKKCTKACPANIKVHKAGAVFSDECHACLQCVDACPVKDTVYISVTRKKFRLPRLAYAMLLVLLFLTGTTLARWTGRWHSSISIPQYQYHIMHLKDPQYHHNRGRVPDYEGSYELGADMKNIEGENRLSK
- a CDS encoding cysteine desulfurase family protein, with translation MKKINLDHLSSSPILSEARESMLAFLSDDAAGNPLSKHFYGEKAKEALEEARASVAGLISAEPREIIFTSCGSESNNMAIKGAAATYAKKGRHIIASPIEHHSVIHPLKTLEKQGFQVSWLNVDKDGLVDPQEVSFLSRDDTILITVMFASNEIGTLEPVREIGRIAREKDILFHTDAVAAVGFVPIDVGELSVDLFSLAGNPFYGPVGSGALYVREGVKMLPLIEGGVQEGGLRAGTHNLPSIVGMGVAAKQAIENLHVRREHLLNLRERLIQGVLGGIQDSFLTGHRAERLPHHASFCFKFIEGEALSLNLNLSGIACSSGSACASEASRISHVLQAINLDHVLAQGSIMFTLGIDNCSEDIDAVLNMLSRSIDKLRKLSPL
- a CDS encoding Rrf2 family transcriptional regulator, which produces MLLSKTCDYGIRAALYVASKPGVQYFPIREISGNLNISFHFLTKILQKLTQHHIMKSFKGPRGGVALARSPKSITLMDIIMAIEEPDFFRRCLLGLEQCLDENPCPVHEEWKAIRGDIQSIFENTTLAKMTTRIEEKGYRIADLVKKPPRKKKSA
- a CDS encoding cytochrome c, coding for MNTATAKWIFYSGTLISALLFLILTWDTHRQVKALTNVDKLSQEVVAGKRAFQKYNCNDCHTILGFGGYYAPDLTKVYSRRGESYIWKVVSQPEIVLASSFRKMPQQNLKPEEIDNLVAFFRWVDEINNNDWPPQDSKTRRRSGVNRLLETGTMSLGAALFKENNCFACHRLQEVGGNVGPTLDDVGSRLSLEKIKQQIRTPESLNPNTAMPGYTNLSDEDLQALATFISQQTGGQQ